The Methanoculleus taiwanensis nucleotide sequence AGCGGTTCGTCGGCCGCCACGACTTCTCGTCGTTTGCCCGGATCGGTGACAAAAATCCGGAGCGGACGGTGCTTGACGCCAGGATATTTCCGGAAGGGCAGTTCTGCGTCTTTGAGGTCACGGCAGAGAGTTTCCTCTGGAATATGGTCCGGTGCATGGCCACGGCAATCGATATGGCCGGTCGGGGCGTTGCCACCGTCGACGATCTCGGCGCATTCCTCGAAAAGCCCGGTTCCGACCGGCTCCCGGCATCGCCGGCCGAGGGGCTGATTCTCTGGGATGTCGACTATGAACAGGTCTTTACTCCGCTCCGGACGGATGCGAAGAGCCGGAAGTATCTCACCACGCTCCGACGCCACCACGCCCTGATGGAGCGGATATCGGGCGTTCTCCCGGAACCCGGGTCCGGGTGACGGCGCCTTTGCATCCCCGGGCTTTCCGGATACGTGAATGGGTGGGAAGGGGGACGGGAGCCTCTGGTACGCGTATTGCCATCTCCTGCATATCAATCCTTTCGCCCTGCCCTCCGGGTATCGGAGGGCTCCCCGACACCTGCAGCGGGTTGCAGTTCTTTTTATGTGGGTGATCGGGAAACGGGGCTGCCATGATCTTTTGGTTTAAAAAGAATAGTGCCGTACGGGATGAATTCTCCAAAGGAGGTGCGGCAGGGAAAATCACACCCGGCTGGTGCCGTTTTCGTTGAGCACATATAATACTTGTGCATATCCGGTGCGTCTGCAGATGACCGTCCGTGAAAACAGGTGCAGGGGATCGGCTCCAGGCCGAATCCGTACCGATTCCTCAATAAGCGGGCTCTCCGGAACCTTTATATATTCTTTCGAAGGGGTAACACACACGATGGTAATTACATCTCGTTCTAATTTAAATAGTGTTAACGAAATGCTGTTAATAATAACATATTAATATATGTCTGAACAGTCCCGTTCCAGTACGTCAAGGGGGGAAAGTGGATGTACGACATTGATCCAGGTCTCGGAACGGAGCCTGCAGGTGCAGGTGGGCATAGCGCCCGGGAGATTACCGTTCCACGACCACAGTTTGCAGATACAGGTAACCGTAGAGAACTAGACCGTCTGATCCGCAGGGAGTACGAGCTGAAGAGCTCCATCGAGACCCCTACGCTCCATTGTCAGATACAGGAATCGATTAATCCGCTGAAACAGCCGACTCTGCCCGGATACCGAAGAACAGTAAACGAGAATATCGAAACTCCTGCTCAACCGCTCAAGAAAGCCCGGAAGAAGTCGCTTGTTGCAATACCCTGCCTCAATGAGGCGGTAGCGATAGGCTCGCTTGTTCTTATGGCCCGTCGCTACGTCGATGAGGTTCTCGTCGTCGATGACGGGAGCAGCGATGAAACGGCGAATATCGCCCGGGAAGCAGGAGCAACGGTGATCTCGCACGGATCGCAGCAGGGCAAAGGCCGGGCGATAAAGACCTCGCTCCGGTACGCCGCTGAGAACGAGTTCGATGCTCTGGTCTTCATGGACGGGGACGGTCAGCACAACCCGGAAGAGATCCCGAGCCTCCTCGAACCGATAGCCGACGGTGACGCCGACCTCGTCATCGGGTACCGGACACTCGATCAGATGCCGGTCTACCGGCGCTTCGGCAGAACCGTCCTTGACGTCGTCACCAGCGCTGGCCATACCATCACTGACTCACAGTGCGGCTTTCGGGCTCTGAACCGGCGGTCGATCGAATCCATGTTCGATTCACTGCGAAAAGACGATTTTTCGACCGAGTCCGAGATGCTCCAGGTAGCCCAGGCGGAGAACTTGCGCGTCGGGGAGCGCCCCATCAACTGCAAGTACGGCGACTTCGATACATCGACGAAGAACCCGTTCACCCATGGCTTCGAGGTGCTCACGTCGCTCTTCTGGCTCTCGGTTGAGAAAAAACCGCTCCTGTACTTCGGAGTGCCGGGCTTTGCATCGATCGCCCTCGGCATGCTCCTCTGGATGCAGTTCCTCGCGGTATTCAATGAATCCGGAGCGTTCTCACTCGAGTACGGGTTTACCCTCTCGGCTCTGTTCGTTGCCGGTGTGATAACGCTCCTGATGGGAGTGATGCTCGATATCGTCTCACGGGTGAGGGCATCATGAACGGATCGCTGCCACGTGTGGAAATAGCGGAGATGACGCCATGATAGGAATAATTCTCGGTACACGCCCTGAAATCATCAAGATGTCGCCGGTCATCCGGGAGTGCGAGCGGAGGAACCTCGACTACTTCGTCCTGCATACCGGCCAGCACTACTCGCACGAGATGGACAGAGTCTTCTTCGAAGACCTCGATCTCCCGGAACCGCACTACAATCTGGACGTCGGTTCGGGAAGCCACGCCGAACAGACGGCGAAGATCATGACCGGTGCCGAGAGCATCCTCCTTAAAGAGGCTCCCGATGTCGTCCTCGTGCAGGGCGATACCAACACCGTTGTCGCTGGAGCGCTTGCCGCTTCAAAACTGCACATGCGGGTGGGTCATATCGAAGCGGGCCTGCGCAGTTTCAACCGGTGGATGCCGGAGGAGATCAACCGTATCCTCACGGATCATATGTCGGACTATCTCTTTGCCCCCACTGAAAAAGCCCGTGAGAATCTGCTCCGGGAGGGTATCGACGAGAAGAAGGTCTGCGTGACCGGCAACACCGTCGTGGACGCCATATACCAGAACCTCGATATCTCGCGGAAGAAGGTCAATGTCCTGCGGGATCTTGAGCTCAAGCCGAAAGAGTACTTCCTCGTCACCGCTCACCGGCAGGAGAACGTCGATAACAGAGCCCGGCTCAAGGATATCATCCATGGTCTCGAGTCAATTCGGAAAGAGTTCTCGATGCCGGTGATCTTCCCGGTGCATCCCCGGACAGCGAAACGGATCGACGAGCTCGGGATCGGGATGGACGGCATCCAGCTGACGAAACCCTTTGGGTTCCTTGAGTTCCTGCAGCTCGAGGCACAGGCGAGGCTCGTGCTCACCGACTCTGGCGGTGTGCAGGAGGAGGCGTGCGTCCTCGGTGTGCCCTGCGCCACGATGCGCTACGATACGGAGAGGCCGGAGACGCTGGACGTCGGATCCAACATACTGGTCGGCACCGAATCGGCGAAGATCCTCGAAGGTGTCAGGTCGGCAGCATGCCGGAGCAATCACTGGAAGAATCCGTACGGAGACGGAATCGCCGGGAAGATGATCGTGCTCGTCTGTGCCGCGGCACGGTCGAACTGAGGCGATTTTGGGGGGAAAACATGAAAATCTGCGTTCTAGGATTGGGATACATTGGTCTACCGACAGCACTGCTCTTTGCGGCTTCGGGTTCGGACGTCGTCGGCGTCGATGTAAAGCAGAGCGTTGTGGATACCCTGAATCAGGGAAAACTGCCGTTTGAAGAGCCGGGAATATGCGAGCTCTTTGCGAGGGCGCGTGACCGGTTCGTCGCGAAGACCGAGCCTGAGGAGGCGGACGTCTTTTTAATCGCCGTTCCGACACCGCTCGACTCCGGGACGAAAGTCTCGGATCTCACCTTCGTCAAGAAGGCGGCGGGGATGATCGCGCCGTATCTCCGGAAGGGCAATCACGTCATCCTCGAGTCGACGGTGCCGCCCGGAACGAGCGAGCGGGTGATCATCCCGAGGCTCGAGAAGAGCGGGTTTTCCGCCGGGGATTTCCTGTACGCACACTGTCCCGAACGCGCCATCCCGGGGAGCACGCTTGCGGAGATGGTGAACAACTGCAGGGTCGTCGGCGGATACGACCGAGAGTCGACCGAACGGACGATAGAACTCTACCGTGCGTTCGTCCGGGGCACCATCTACCAGACCGATACGAAGACCGCCGAGTTCGTCAAGCTGATGGAGAATACCTGCCGCGATGTCGGTATCGCTCTCGCAAACGAGTTTGCCCAGCTCTCGGAGGAGTGCGGCGTCAATGTCTGGGAGGCGATCAACCTTGCAAACAAGCATCCCCGGGTCTCCGTCTTAAACCCGGGCCCCGGTGTCGGCGGGCACTGCATCGCGATCGACCCGTGGTTCCTCACCGAGAACTCGACACGGTGCAAGATGATCTCGATGGCGCGGGAAGTCAACGACTCCATGCCGAACTACGTCCTGCACGTCGTCCGCGGGCTCGTGCACGGCATCCGTGACGCGAACGTCACTGTCTTCGGCGTCGCCTACAAAGGGAACGTCGACGATACCCGGGAGAGCCCTGCGATCAAGTTCATCAAACTTGCCGAGAACGAGGGGTATACCGTCCGGTGTTTCGACCCGCACGCAAAGCAGTTCCACTACCCGCTCCTCGATCTCGACGAGGCCGTCCGGGACAGCGACTGCATCGTCGTGCTCGCAGACCACGATTATTTCAGGACGCTCGATCCCGCCGGCGCTTCGATGCGGACGAAGAACGTCGTGGATACGAGGAATATCCTGCCTCACGATAAATGGGCGGACGAAGGGTTTAACGTCCGGGTACTCGGCGACGGCGCAAGTTCGCCGCTCGTAACCCTCGGTGTCGCGAAGGTCGGTTCCGGCCAGGAGTCGGCGTTGCTCTCGCTCAGCCCGTCCGGGATCGCCCCGACCCTGCCGCCGGTCCCGCACGGGGAGCGGGGGGATATCTCATGATGCCGCGAGGTGGGGCGTTAAGATGAAACGTGTGCTCATCGTCTCGCAGCACTTCCCTCCCGAACGTTCCGGGAACGCGTCGCGTATCTACGATACGGCCATGCACCTTGCTAAAATGGGTGTTCCGGTGACGGTCGTCGCGCCTCATCCGACGTTTCCGACCGGAACATTTCCGAGAGTCTGGAGACCGTCGGAAAAGACCGAGGTGGACGGCGTCGAGGTGATACGCCTCTTTGGCTGGCAGCCGAAGACGCGTGATCCGGGATTCGTCAGTAGAATGCTCTACTATCTCGTCTTCCCCCTGCACGTGCTCCTGCGGTTTCTCGTTACCGCGGGGCGCTACGACGTTATTATCACATCGACTCCGCCGCTCTTCACCGGAATACCGGGGGTTGTGGCAAAGCGCCTCTTCCGGAAGCGATGGATCCTCGATATCCGGGATCTCTGGATCGACGCCTCGGTCAGCCTCGGCTTTGTCAGGGAAGGGAGTCTCTATGAGCGGATGAGCAGGCGGTTTGAACAGCTCTGCCTTGCCAATGCGGATCTCGTCGGCGTCACGACCACCGAACTCGGGCGGCGGATCGCCTCGCGGTACCGGGTTGCCGCGCCGATGGAACTCATGCCGAACGGTGTCAACACCGACCTCTTCCGGCCGGTGATCGGCGAGAAGAAACGGCAGATCGTCTATGCCGGAAACATCGGGCACGCCCAGGACCTCGATAAGGTCGCTCTCGCCGTAAAGGCGATGAACGGCAAGTACAACCTCAAGTTCCTCATCGTCGGCGACGGCGACATCCGGGGACAGCTCGAGCAGCTCGTGCGGGCGGAAGACCTGGCCGACTGGGTTCTCTTCCCGGGTGTCCTGCCCCGCGAGGATATCCCGCGGCTCCTCTCGGAGTCGCTCATAGGGGTCGCTCCGCTCAAGAAGATGGCGAACCTCGAGTATGCGGCTCCGACCAAGGCGTACGAGTACATGGCCTGCGGCATTCCGTTCGTGGGCTGCGGCAACGGCGAGATTGCGCATCTCGCCAGTGAATCGGGCGCCGGGATCATCGCCGACAACACCCCTGAAGCGATCGCCCGGGCGCTCGCATCGCTCATCGACAATCCCGAGAAGATGGAGGAGATGGGGCGGCAGGGGAGAGCCTACGTGGCGAAGAACTACGATCGCAAGACGGTAGCCCGGAAGCTCAAACAGCAGATCGAGAGGATGGCATGGAAGGGCGCGTAGCAGAGATTACCCGGAATATCCTCGATGAAGTCAGGCGAAACGTGGTTCTCGACGGCGATCTGGCATACATCCGCGATCCGGTCTTCGGCATCGTCCGAAACCGGGTGCACGCGGAGGTCGTAAAAGCGCTTCTCCGGACGGGCGAGACGAAGCTCGTCGGCTCCATCCTCCGCTTCGTTGCGGCGGCGCAGAACGGCGACGGTTCGTGGAACGAGATCCACGTCAACTACAATCAGCCGTCGGCTCTGATCACCTCCTTCATCGGGGAGGCGCTCGTCGATGCCCACGACTATTATCCTCACGGCACGCCGCTTCGGAAAGCCCGGGACTATGTCCTCGCAAAGGAGCTGCGCCCCGGGTACTTCCTCAAATCCTCGCAGTACACGGCCGACCACCTGAACGTCGATGCGTCCTGCGGTGCGTTCCTCGCGAGGTACGGCGATCTCTTCGGTGACGGTGTCGCTCTCGCCGCCGCCGCCCGTGCCGCCGAGAACATCGTAAAAAACCAGTGGGCGAGCGGGGTATACCCGTATGCCGTCGATAAGGGGACGTACCCGTACGCCTTCGACGTGCCGTGCGTCCACTACCAGGCCGTCACGATGTACTACCTCGCCAAGATCAACACCGTCCTTTCGGACGATCGCGTGGAGGCGAGTCTCCGGAAGGCGGCGGAGTGGCTTATCGGGCAGCAGCGGCGGGACGGTCGGTTCGACTGGTCGGGGAGCGGGCTCATGTTTGCCTACTACTTAAGCGGCGCCTACGGGTTTGCGTATGCCTCGCTTGACTACCTCGCCCGGCGGGATGAAGCGTACCGGCAGTATGCGGATCGCTCGCTGCAGGGGCTTGCCCGGAGCCTCGACGGGCTCGTGCTCCGCTGGGAACCGGGTTCCTGGGTCGACTTCGTACCGTCGGTGCACACCGCGGTGCGGACTGCCGCACTCGGAACGTTCCCGTTGCAGCACCGGGCGTTCAGGCTCGGCTACGGGATGTACCGCCAGATCGCCCGGAGAAGGTATGCCGATGCCGTCGACTCGCGGACGTTCGATATCCTCTGCAGGATGCTCCGGATCCAGACGTCCACCGTAGAGCCGCCGAAGAATTTCCCGGATTTATTTATGACATCGGAAGTGCTGGACTGTCTCACCCAGTCACTCGTATGGGAGAATCATTATGAAACAGGTATTGCTTGATCTACAGTCAGGAGACATCCAGGTTGAGGACGTTCCCGTCCCCCTGGCAAGGCGAGGGCTCGTCGTCGAGAACCGCTACTCCCTCATCAGCGCCGGCACCGAGACCGCTCTCATCAACCTTGCGAAGAAGTCTCTCGTCGGCAAGGCGAAAGATCGGCCCGACGACATGAAGAAGGTAATCCAGAAGGTGACGACGGACGGCGTTCTCTCTGCCTACCAGCAGGCGATGAGCCGCCTCTCAAAGCCCGAACCGCTCGGATACAGCTGCGCCGGAATCGTTACCGAGACGGGAGTCGACGACTTCGCGGTCGGCGACCGGGTCGCCTGCGGGGGTGCGGGGTATGCCGTCCACGCCGAGTACGTCTCCGTTCCGAAGAACCTCTGCGTCCCCGTCCCGGAGGGCGTGAGTCTCCACGAGGCCTCGTTCACGACGGTGGGCGCGATAGCGATGCAGGGGGTGCGGAACGCCGAGGTGAGCCTCGGGGAGACCGTTGCCGTCATCGGCCTCGGGCTTATCGGCATCCTCACCGTCCAGATACTGAAAGCCGCCGGAGCACGGGTCTTCGGCATCGATATCGATCCTGAAAAACTCGCGTTGGCGCGGGAGCTCGGTGCCGACCAGACCTCGAACTACGACGGGCTCCTCGAGAAACTGCAGGTTTTTTCACCCTTCGGTGCCGACGCCGTCATCATCACGGCGGCGACGAAGTCGAACGCGCCGATCGAGGCTGCCGGGCACCTCGTCCGCGACAGAGGCCGGGTCGTCATCGTCGGCAACGTCGGCCTCGACATCCCGCGGGACGTCTTCTACGAAAAGGAGGCCGAGGTCGTCGTCTCCCGCTCGTACGGCCTCGGACGCTACGACCGGAACTACGAGGAGCGCGGGATAGACTACCCGATCTACGTCAGGTGGACGGAGCGTCGGAATATGGAGGCCTTCCTCGAGCTCGTCCGGGAGAAGAAGATCTCGCTCGACCGGCTGATCACGCACGAGTTTGCGCTCGTCGAGGCGCCGGGCGCATACGCGATGATCGCGGGCGGGAAGGAGAAGTACCTCGGCGTTCTGCTGAAGTACAGCTCGAACGGGAACGGGAAGAGCCCCGCCGGGAATGTTGCGGTGATGGAGAAGAGCCCGGCGAAGGGTGAAAAAAAGGCGGTGCCCGGGCAAAACCTTGGGTGTATCGGTGCGGGTGTCCATGCGCTGAGCTCACTCTACCCCCATCTCCCGGTGCTGCCGATCTCTCTCCGGGGGCTCGCGACGGCGACGGGTCTATCTGCCCATTGGGTCGCGAAGAAGTACGGGTTTGACTACTGCACGACGGACTACAAAAAGATCCTCGAGGATCCCGAGATCCAGGCGGTGCTGATCGCCACCCGAAACGACATGCACGCCGCTATGACGGCCGAGGCCCTGGCCGCCGGAAAGAACGTATTCGTCGAAAAGCCCCTGGCAACGACGCTTGACGAACTCCGGCTGGTGGTCGATGCGGTGAAGCAGTACGACGGATCGGTGACGGTCGGGTTCAACCGCCGCTACTCGCCGCTCTCCCGGAGGATGAAGGCCTTCTTCGCGAACCGGAGTTCTCCGATGGTCATCCATTACCGGGTCAATGCGGGAGAGATCCCCGCCGATCACTGGGTTCACGACGAGGAGCAGGGTGCCGGGATGCTCATCTCCGAGTGCTGCCATTTCATCGATTACATGCAGTATATGACCGGAGCGAAGCCTGTCCAGGTCTATGCACGCGGCATCGAGCCGGTCGGCACCGTCAGCAAATACGACAACTTCCAGGCGGTGTTAAACTTCGACGACGGTTCGCTCGGGACGGTCACGTATACGACGCTCGGCGACCGCGCCTACTCGAAAGAGACGGTCGAGGTCTTCTCGAGCGGCGCCGTTGGCAGGATAACGGACTTCCGGGAACTCCGGCTGATGAAGGGCGGGAAGACGGAGAAGGAGCGCCGCTGGCTCTCCCAGGACAAGGGATTCCTCGAAGAGCTGCTGGCTTTCGCGAGGGGCGAAGAACCCGACTTCGCCGGCAGCGTCGCAACCACGCTCGCGACCATCCGGGCGTGGGAGTCTATTGACTCAGGAAGGCCGCTCTCAATCGATACGGGTTCCGTCGGACTCTGAAGACGGCTCTCACTATTTTTTCCGGGTCTGGAACGAACTGCTCGAATTTACGGGAAAAGAAATGGGTTACCGGCGCATATCCGGCGTAGATCGAAGGAGCGCCAGCTGATCGCGGATACGTTCGGGTATGGAACGGCTATCCTGCTCGCTCGTGGCCTTCCCCCATCCGGTATCGATGCATGAACAGTCGATATCGGTAAAGACGCCGGTATCGAACCGGTAGTTGTACTCTTCGACGGCTCTGACGAGCTCCTGATCGCATTCCCCACAGTTATGTGCCCAGTCGAGCGATTCGACCGAGTACGTCCAGGGACTTACATAAACCCGCATCCGGTCGCCGAAGCGGTTTTCAGCCCGCTGCAGCAGATCGACGAGGCTCCAGAGCCATGGCGGGCGGTAGAGGCCGTGCTCCCAGAGTGCGTGCACGACCGTGTTCTTCTCGACGGTCGTCACCTCGAGATCGACATAGTCGACGCCCCTCGACGCGAGGTAGTCGAGCGTCTGCAGAATGTCGGCCACGGATTCGGACTCGGTTAAAAACGGCGGCTTTACGAGCAGGAGAGGTTTTGTGAGGACACCGAGCCGCTGCATCCGCTCAAAGAAGATGTCGAAGTTATGCGACGTGAACCCTTTGTTGATGCAGAGATTCATCACCTGCGGGTTCGCCGATTCAAAACCGAACGCCAGCTCGAGCTGCCGCCCGTTCAGGAGTTTCTTCATCGCGAGAACCCGATCCTCGGGAGAGTAGTCGATCCGTGACTCCACGACGACCTTTTTGATCCCGGAGTACTCGTCGATCTGCCTGCATATCCCCTTGATGGCTTCAAGCGGCATCTCGTGTTCGTTAAACATATTGCCGTCGTTGTAGACCGAGATGACCGGGTACTCCCCGAGGTCTACCGTATCCGCAATGTGTTCGAACTGGCGTATGTAGTCGTCTGCAGAGACCTCGCGGCCATGTGAGGTTGCACAGTAGAACCCGCACATCGTGCAGCCGCCGGTCTTATCGACCCATTCGCATCCTGTCGACCGCAAAAAAATGATCAGGCGCTTTATCGGTTCGTCGTTGAGGTGCCCCGTCCGCTCCTCCCATCCTATCGGTATGGAAAAATCGAGTTCCTCCTCACTATTGCCGTTCCTTCGTCGTAGTTCTCCGGCGAGCATCTGGATCTCTTTCTGAACAATCCCCTCGAGCGGTATCTCCGGAGACATTCGGGCATCGCTAAGGCTATCAGTAACGCTGCTTTGTAGAATCAATATTCCCCCCTTTGCCTGCGGCGTACGCACGCCCGTTTCGGGCGCACCTTCGGTCGCAGGTGTCGCTTCTTCTCGATGCGAAGACATACCCATGGACAACTTCACACTATTTAAATATTTGCCTGGCCGATCGCTCTTCAGCGACCTCTGAAAACCGTACTGTTCCCGGTAAGCGATGAGTTCTTCTTAAACTGAGCACAAAACGACTCTGTTCCAGGCGGAACGTCCGGGGCGAACGGACGGATATCGTCTCTACCTGCCCCCCATGGTCGGTATCCGGTTCCCGCCTCAAGGTATCAGAGCCCGGAGCGGGTAGCCCGCTCAAGGCAATGTTTTTATATTATGTATTTTGTAGGTAGAGAGCGAGAGCGCCTGTATGCTCCTCTTCGGTGAGGGTATCTTCTCTCATCGGGAATTGGTGGCTTGCAGTATTTCGGACCGCAGTTTGGAAAGCGTGGAGATGGATCGGATCCACGACCCCGGAGAGGAATGGCCGTCCGGAGATATGTTTCCCGGAGGTTCGCGATGTATGATCGGGAGAGGAGTGCATGGGAAAGATCGGATGCCGGCACCGTTTCGGGAGCTCCCGCAAGCCCGCCGGCGGTGGACTGCTGATGCGGCAGGTCTGCGGGCTCCCGTACCCCACTCCGGGAGGCGGCTCTCTCTGGGAATCTGCGTGCATTTTGCATGCACTCCGTGAGCCGGGGAGGATGGTTGTTGCATGAATGGTTTGCTTGAAAGGTTCGGAGCGGCGAATCCTCTGACGCTGAAAGCGCTCAGTCTTCTTCCGTCGTACCTTGCCTTCAGGGAGACCTATGCCTTTCTGCGGCGTTCGCAGTGGTGGAGCCGGGAGGAGCTCGAGGCCTATCAGCGTGCCGAACTTGCGCGGCTGCTCGACCACGCGTACGAGCACGTCCCCTACTACCGGCGTATCTTCGACGAGCGAGGCCTCAAACCGGAAGATATCCGGGATCTCGCTGACCTCCGCCTGCTCCCCTTTCTCACGAAAGAGATCATCCAGAACAACCTCGCGGATCTCCGGGCGACCAACTACCCGGAGAACGCCTTCGAGTACGTCAGGACGTCCGGGTCGACCGGCATTCCGATGGGGTTCTACTACGAAAAAGGGGTCTCGCGGGCGAGAGAGTGGGCGTTTATGAAAGCGCAGTGGGATCGGGTCGGCTACCGGTTCCGTGACCGGTGCGTCGTCCTCCGCGGCCACGTCGTCGACTCGGCCGAGAGCCGCATCTTCTGGAAGAAGGCGCTCTTCGGCCGCTGGCTCCTTATGTCTTCCCACCAGATGACCGAGGAGACGCTGCCCGCCTACATCGACCGGATCCGGTCGTTCCGGCCGAAGTATATCCACACGTATCCTTCGATGATCATCACGCTCGTACGGTATATGCGGGAGAACGGTATTGCACCGTTCCCGACGGTGAAGGCCGTCCTCTGCGGGTCGGAGAACCTCTACCCCTGGCAGCGCGAGCTGATTGAAGACGTCCTCGGGTGCCGGGTCTACAGCTGGTACGGCAACAGCGAGCAGACCGTCCTTGCAGGAGAGTGTGAAGAGAGTTCCTGCTACCACATCTTCCCCGAGTACGGGATCGTTGAACTGATCGGCAAAGACGATCAACCTCTCACCGAGCCTGGGGCGATGGGGGAGGTGGTGGCGACGAGCCTCACCAATTACATCTGCCCGCTTATCCGCTACCGGACAAAGGATGTTGCCGTCTCGGCCAGCAGATCCTGCACCTGCGGACGGGTGTACCCTCTGCTTGAGAAGGTAGAGGGACGGCTGCAGGAGTTCATCGTCACCGGGAGCGGCCACCTGATCTCGGTCACGCCGATCAACTACGAGTCCGATGCCTTTGAGAATATCAGGCAGTTCCAGATGTACCAGGAGAGGGTTGGCGAACTTGTTCTCAAGATCGTGAAGAAACCCGGTTACACCGACCGTGATA carries:
- a CDS encoding phenylacetate--CoA ligase family protein; translated protein: MNGLLERFGAANPLTLKALSLLPSYLAFRETYAFLRRSQWWSREELEAYQRAELARLLDHAYEHVPYYRRIFDERGLKPEDIRDLADLRLLPFLTKEIIQNNLADLRATNYPENAFEYVRTSGSTGIPMGFYYEKGVSRAREWAFMKAQWDRVGYRFRDRCVVLRGHVVDSAESRIFWKKALFGRWLLMSSHQMTEETLPAYIDRIRSFRPKYIHTYPSMIITLVRYMRENGIAPFPTVKAVLCGSENLYPWQRELIEDVLGCRVYSWYGNSEQTVLAGECEESSCYHIFPEYGIVELIGKDDQPLTEPGAMGEVVATSLTNYICPLIRYRTKDVAVSASRSCTCGRVYPLLEKVEGRLQEFIVTGSGHLISVTPINYESDAFENIRQFQMYQERVGELVLKIVKKPGYTDRDTERLRQELQWQLGDGIRVGICFVDSIPRTAGGKYRYLIQKLPIELGDLHAGVEAG